The genomic stretch TTCACTTTATAAAGCACAAGATGGCTTTATTAAAACTGCCTAAATTAGCTCTTAAGCTTCCATTCACCTCGTTTTGCTAATCAGGCTGGAGTTATTCCACTTTCGAGGTTTCGTTCCATGAACGCCATTTTCAGCCGCCTGTTTCTTTCCGCTGCCTGTTTCTCCCTTGCCGCCTGTGCCTCCGGCGGCAGTGGTGCACCTGGTGACCCGGGACCGGTTCTGGATACCAACGGCACACCGGCACCGGCGCGCAACCTCATCATGACCGATACATCCTACCTTCACCCGAGTAGTGGTGACGGCGTCAGCGCCTCCTACGACGTAGCCGCGACGACCCTCACCGTGAACCGGCAGGTGGTGAACCAGGCAACCGGACAGGAGGCACTGGTTTTTCAGGAGTCCGTGCGTGGGTTCTTCAATGATGGGAACACCATGTTCTACGACGCCAATAATGACACGTTCAGGTTCGATGTCAGTTCAGGCGTTTCTTCCATGTCAGAAACTTTTTTTAATGTGATGCTGACAGACCCTGTGGATCTTGGCTTTGAGTTCAACAATGAAGCGATCGTCATTTCTTCCAACCCTTACATCTGGGGTGGTTTTTTTGATCAGGACACAATCGACAGTTTTTTTGGTGACCCGGGTGCCGTGAATGCCTTCATGGCACAACTGTCAGAATCCACGGATCCCAATGCGCAGGACCTGGCGGCGGCTATCACCGACCGCGTCAACGATCTGATCACAAACAGTGACTTCTATTATTATGAAACCAACGGCGTTCAGTATTTTCATCTGAACCTGACCAATGGGGCCGGCACAACAAACTATGCTACACTTGGCGTTTGGGTGGATGCGACGGCTGGCAATGGCCAGGAAACCTATGGTGCCGCTGTGTGGGGTGAACGCACCCCGCTGAACGAGGTACCGACATCCGGTACGGCTTCATACACAGCCACTGTTGAGGGCTATATCCTTCAGAACAACAATATACAGGATCTGGTCGGCTCGATTGCGTTCAATTTTGATTTCACCACCAATCTTCTCGACTTTGTCTATGACGCCGACATTCGTGAAACAGGCATCGACGGCACATCCGACTTCTTCGACTATGATGTCTTCGATGGCACCGGCGACATTACCGATGACACGTTTTTCGGCACTTTCGTCAGTCGCTCTGATGCAAGCATTACCGGCGAGCTTGAAGGGGCTTTCTTCGGGGCGGATGCAGACGAAGTTGCCGGGACAC from Parvularcula sp. IMCC14364 encodes the following:
- a CDS encoding transferrin-binding protein-like solute binding protein; its protein translation is MNAIFSRLFLSAACFSLAACASGGSGAPGDPGPVLDTNGTPAPARNLIMTDTSYLHPSSGDGVSASYDVAATTLTVNRQVVNQATGQEALVFQESVRGFFNDGNTMFYDANNDTFRFDVSSGVSSMSETFFNVMLTDPVDLGFEFNNEAIVISSNPYIWGGFFDQDTIDSFFGDPGAVNAFMAQLSESTDPNAQDLAAAITDRVNDLITNSDFYYYETNGVQYFHLNLTNGAGTTNYATLGVWVDATAGNGQETYGAAVWGERTPLNEVPTSGTASYTATVEGYILQNNNIQDLVGSIAFNFDFTTNLLDFVYDADIRETGIDGTSDFFDYDVFDGTGDITDDTFFGTFVSRSDASITGELEGAFFGADADEVAGTLVFGNGSVHGIGGFLGANPEAASQQN